In Flavobacterium sp. N1736, the following are encoded in one genomic region:
- a CDS encoding hemolysin family protein has protein sequence MEILIIFFLILLNGVFSMSEIALISARKSRLETAAKKGNKSAKTALDLANSPNKFLSTVQIGITLIGILTGIYSGDKITMDVEVFVSGFAALKPYAHSVAVGIVVVVLTFFSLVLGELLPKRIGLNYPESIAKMVAMPMKVVSIITAPFIWLLTSSTDFLLNVFQIKPTADGKVTEEEIKAIIKEGTEVGEVQEIEQDIVERVFHIGDRKVNSLMTHRKSVDMLPLNADKAKIKELVLLDLHTVYPIYSDNYDDIVGIVTLKNIFASIETEHFDLSAIMTDPPYLMEQTTAYKALENFKRTGVHYALVSDEYGVFQGIITLNDILEALVGDASEFYKDEFQLIEREDGSWLVDGHYSLHDFLTYFELDELTNDYEVNTVSGMIMTELSHIPKEGEKLYWQKFVLEVLDMDGVKIDKVLVKALKE, from the coding sequence ATGGAAATACTAATAATATTTTTTCTAATACTATTAAACGGAGTTTTCTCCATGTCTGAAATTGCACTTATTTCAGCAAGAAAAAGCAGACTGGAAACAGCCGCTAAAAAAGGAAATAAAAGTGCCAAAACTGCCCTGGATCTGGCCAATTCGCCAAACAAGTTTTTATCAACGGTACAAATAGGAATTACTTTAATTGGTATTTTGACGGGTATTTACAGCGGTGATAAAATCACAATGGATGTTGAGGTTTTTGTAAGCGGATTTGCAGCTTTAAAACCCTACGCACATTCAGTTGCGGTAGGAATTGTAGTTGTAGTTTTAACTTTTTTCTCATTGGTTTTAGGAGAATTACTTCCAAAACGTATTGGTTTAAATTATCCCGAATCGATTGCTAAAATGGTGGCGATGCCAATGAAAGTAGTTTCGATTATTACGGCACCGTTTATTTGGTTATTAACTTCGTCGACAGATTTTTTACTGAATGTTTTTCAGATAAAACCCACTGCTGACGGAAAAGTTACGGAAGAAGAAATTAAAGCCATAATAAAAGAAGGAACTGAGGTTGGAGAGGTTCAGGAAATTGAACAGGATATTGTAGAACGTGTTTTTCATATTGGCGACAGAAAGGTAAATTCGTTAATGACACATCGCAAATCAGTTGATATGCTGCCATTAAATGCTGATAAAGCCAAAATTAAGGAATTGGTTTTATTGGATTTACATACTGTTTATCCTATTTATAGTGACAACTACGATGATATTGTAGGGATTGTAACGCTGAAAAATATATTTGCCAGCATCGAAACAGAACATTTCGATTTATCGGCAATAATGACAGATCCTCCTTATTTAATGGAGCAGACAACGGCTTATAAAGCGTTGGAGAATTTTAAAAGAACCGGAGTTCATTATGCTTTGGTTTCTGATGAATATGGTGTTTTTCAGGGAATTATTACTTTGAATGATATTCTGGAAGCTTTAGTTGGCGATGCATCTGAATTTTATAAAGATGAATTTCAGTTAATAGAAAGAGAAGATGGTTCATGGCTGGTTGACGGACATTATTCGCTGCACGATTTTCTAACTTATTTTGAGTTAGACGAATTGACAAACGATTACGAAGTAAACACGGTAAGCGGAATGATTATGACGGAGCTTTCACATATTCCAAAAGAAGGTGAAAAATTATATTGGCAAAAATTTGTGCTTGAAGTGTTAGATATGGATGGCGTAAAGATTGATAAGGTGTTGGTAAAAGCACTTAAAGAGTAG
- a CDS encoding adenylate kinase has protein sequence MINIVLFGKPGAGKGTQAEFLKEKYKLTHLSTGDIFRFNLKNDTELGKKARVFMDSGELVPCEVTTAMLIDEVNKHLDSDGFLFDGYPRTLEQAEALDKFLPTIGSSVTATIALEADDEILVARLLERGKTSGRPDDQDEEKIRVRYQEYNEKTAPLIGYYKAQNKFHAVNGIGTIEEITERLTSVIDNL, from the coding sequence ATGATTAACATCGTTTTATTTGGAAAGCCTGGAGCAGGAAAAGGGACTCAGGCAGAATTTTTAAAAGAAAAATACAAATTAACACATCTTTCTACAGGAGATATATTTCGTTTTAATTTAAAAAATGATACCGAATTAGGAAAAAAAGCAAGAGTTTTCATGGACAGTGGCGAATTGGTTCCTTGTGAAGTTACTACAGCAATGTTAATCGATGAAGTAAATAAACATTTAGATTCAGATGGTTTTTTATTCGACGGATATCCAAGAACATTAGAACAGGCAGAAGCTTTAGATAAATTTTTACCAACTATTGGTTCAAGTGTTACAGCAACAATTGCTTTAGAAGCTGATGATGAAATTTTGGTAGCGCGTTTATTAGAAAGAGGAAAAACAAGCGGAAGACCGGATGATCAGGACGAAGAAAAAATTCGTGTAAGATATCAGGAATACAACGAAAAAACAGCGCCATTAATTGGTTATTATAAAGCACAAAATAAGTTTCATGCCGTAAACGGTATAGGAACTATTGAAGAAATTACAGAGCGATTAACATCAGTTATAGATAATTTGTAA
- the hpt gene encoding hypoxanthine phosphoribosyltransferase: MIQLHDKQFVPFISAKEIDFALTKIVAQVEDDFADDTPIFIGVLNGAFMVVSDFLKKYKSPCEVSFIKMASYEGTESTNDVKQLIGINQDLSGRTVVIIEDIIDTGNTIEELKHLFKAQNVKHFKIATLFFKPDAYKKDIKIDYVGIRIPNKFIVGYGLDYDGLGRNLPEVYKLAE; the protein is encoded by the coding sequence ATGATACAACTTCACGATAAACAATTTGTTCCGTTTATTTCGGCTAAAGAAATTGATTTTGCTTTAACAAAAATAGTTGCCCAGGTTGAAGATGATTTTGCAGATGATACCCCAATTTTTATTGGTGTTTTAAATGGCGCATTTATGGTTGTTTCTGATTTTCTGAAAAAATATAAAAGTCCGTGTGAAGTTTCATTTATTAAAATGGCTTCTTATGAAGGAACAGAAAGTACCAATGATGTAAAACAATTAATTGGTATTAATCAGGATTTGTCCGGAAGAACGGTTGTTATTATCGAGGATATTATCGATACAGGAAATACGATCGAGGAGTTAAAACATTTATTTAAAGCGCAAAACGTGAAGCACTTTAAAATCGCTACTCTGTTTTTTAAACCGGATGCGTATAAAAAAGATATCAAGATTGATTACGTTGGAATCAGAATTCCAAATAAATTCATTGTAGGCTACGGTTTGGATTATGATGGTTTGGGGCGCAATCTACCTGAGGTATACAAATTAGCCGAATAA
- a CDS encoding PQQ-dependent sugar dehydrogenase: MKTTIQLFSVSLLTLMTACNGQVKKEEKEALAKQPANIVKTAIGDITLPPPFATESKTNNSKVIGWPEGKTPVAPQGFTVTKFADGFENPRWTYIAPNNDIFVVESGTRTSKNQITVLRDKDKDGKFETREVFISDLNKPFGMLVLKDFFYIANTDGLYKYPYKNNPLKLETKGVKILELPAGGYNNHWTRNLLANTDGTKIYVSVGSGSNVGENGMDKEVRRADILEINPDGTGEKIYASGLRNPVGMDWNPVNKELWTAVNERDELGDDLVPDYITSVKKDGFYGWPYSYYGNILDPRMKGQRKDLAAKAIVPDVPVGAHTASLGLAFYSKDAFPAKYKNGAFVGQHGSWNRAKISGYKVIFVPFENGKPSGKPEDFLTGFISDEAKAEVYGRPVAVTLMNDGSLLVNDDSGNTIWKVTANK, translated from the coding sequence ATGAAAACAACCATACAATTATTTTCGGTTTCATTATTGACGTTAATGACTGCCTGCAACGGACAAGTTAAGAAAGAAGAAAAAGAAGCCTTGGCAAAACAACCCGCCAACATTGTAAAAACTGCTATTGGTGATATTACTTTACCACCGCCATTTGCAACAGAATCTAAAACAAATAACAGCAAAGTTATAGGCTGGCCAGAAGGAAAAACGCCAGTTGCGCCGCAAGGTTTTACGGTTACGAAATTTGCTGATGGATTCGAAAATCCGCGTTGGACTTATATTGCACCAAACAATGATATTTTTGTTGTAGAAAGCGGTACAAGAACCAGTAAAAATCAGATTACGGTATTACGTGATAAAGATAAAGACGGCAAATTTGAAACGCGCGAAGTTTTTATATCCGATTTAAACAAACCTTTTGGAATGCTTGTTCTAAAAGATTTTTTCTACATCGCCAATACAGATGGTTTATATAAATATCCATACAAAAACAATCCTTTGAAACTTGAAACTAAAGGTGTTAAAATTCTTGAACTTCCGGCGGGAGGTTATAATAATCACTGGACAAGAAATTTACTTGCCAATACTGACGGAACAAAAATCTATGTTTCGGTTGGATCAGGAAGTAATGTTGGTGAAAACGGAATGGACAAAGAAGTGCGTCGAGCAGATATCTTAGAAATTAATCCTGACGGAACGGGCGAAAAAATCTACGCATCGGGACTTAGAAACCCGGTTGGTATGGACTGGAATCCTGTAAACAAGGAACTTTGGACGGCTGTTAATGAACGTGATGAATTGGGCGATGATTTGGTTCCGGATTATATTACAAGTGTAAAAAAAGATGGTTTTTATGGCTGGCCGTATTCTTATTATGGCAATATTTTAGATCCAAGAATGAAAGGCCAGCGCAAAGATTTAGCTGCAAAAGCAATTGTACCTGATGTTCCGGTTGGTGCTCACACAGCATCATTAGGATTGGCATTTTATAGTAAAGATGCTTTTCCTGCAAAATACAAAAACGGAGCTTTTGTTGGACAGCATGGTTCTTGGAATCGCGCAAAAATTTCTGGCTATAAAGTAATTTTTGTTCCTTTTGAAAACGGAAAACCTTCCGGAAAACCAGAGGATTTCTTAACCGGTTTTATTTCTGATGAGGCAAAAGCAGAAGTTTACGGTCGTCCCGTTGCGGTTACCCTTATGAATGACGGATCGCTTTTGGTAAATGATGATAGTGGAAATACAATTTGGAAAGTTACAGCAAATAAATAA
- a CDS encoding TonB-dependent receptor, whose translation MIPKKYCFFVFTLFVSLNTFAQEQKSKTIDSVKTEKLKEIVISPLHINNSLLDTPASIGILSKSELLQNNSTDITTVINTVPGVFMQSSNFTTSRISIRGIGARTTYGTNKIRAFYGSIPLTSGNSETVIDDIDLENLNQIEIIKGPLSSIYGAGLGGAILISPQLSKTNGQSAGISSVFGSYGLLKNSLNYSLNENEGSLNISYHNLKTDGWRENSAYNREGITLAGELFRKQNSKLSYFTNYTYLKAFIPSSINKDAFENNPQSGAATWVASKGYKEYKSTLSGLAYDFKISDNVNNSTSVFINYKDSNEPRPFDILRQYTFATGARTQFSGNFKIKETGIDFIAGVEYFTDTYSGNTFENLYQQNNGQGSLQGNQLTETDQKRHFYNIFSQLKASLSKYFEVQAGINYNKTRFELTNYTENSDQEYSYDGIFSPQLSLLFKPNKEQTVYFSVSRGFSLPATEETLTSEGTINTDIKPENGYNFELGGKFYFFNKKLYTEISVYRMEIKDLLVAKRVGDDQYVGANAGKTFHEGIEITLNHNWQINRFFVLNSYLGASLGKYEFKEFVDSGNDYSGNKLTGVPANKVNVGLSLNTRLGIYFNADYQFVDAVPMNDANTAFSDSYNIINLKTGYRFEILPNLTSHLAAGINNVTNEKYASLILPNAVAVGNASPRYYYPGLPVNYYGTISLNYLF comes from the coding sequence ATGATCCCAAAAAAATATTGCTTTTTTGTTTTTACGCTTTTTGTTTCTCTAAACACTTTTGCGCAAGAACAAAAAAGCAAAACTATTGATTCTGTTAAAACAGAAAAACTCAAAGAAATTGTAATCAGCCCGCTTCATATCAACAATAGTTTATTAGATACGCCGGCTTCCATTGGAATTTTATCCAAAAGTGAACTTCTGCAAAATAATTCTACAGATATAACAACGGTAATCAATACAGTTCCGGGTGTATTTATGCAGTCCTCTAATTTTACAACAAGTCGAATTTCGATTCGCGGAATTGGAGCAAGAACTACTTACGGAACCAATAAAATCAGGGCTTTTTATGGCAGCATTCCGCTAACGTCAGGAAACAGCGAAACGGTAATTGATGATATTGATCTTGAAAACCTCAACCAAATTGAAATCATAAAAGGACCACTTTCCAGTATTTACGGAGCAGGTTTGGGCGGTGCAATTTTAATTTCACCTCAACTTTCAAAAACAAACGGACAAAGTGCCGGCATAAGTTCTGTTTTTGGCTCTTACGGTTTATTAAAAAATAGTTTAAATTATAGTTTGAACGAAAACGAAGGCAGTTTAAACATTAGTTATCATAATTTAAAAACCGATGGCTGGCGCGAAAACAGCGCGTATAATCGGGAAGGAATTACACTTGCCGGAGAATTGTTTCGAAAACAAAACAGCAAACTGAGCTATTTTACCAATTATACTTATTTAAAAGCCTTTATTCCGAGTTCTATCAATAAAGATGCTTTTGAAAATAATCCACAATCCGGAGCTGCAACATGGGTTGCTTCAAAAGGATACAAAGAATATAAATCGACTTTGAGCGGATTGGCTTATGATTTTAAAATCAGTGACAACGTAAACAATTCAACTTCGGTTTTTATCAATTATAAAGACAGTAACGAGCCCAGACCTTTTGACATTTTGCGTCAATATACTTTTGCAACGGGAGCGAGAACGCAATTTTCGGGCAATTTTAAAATTAAAGAAACCGGAATAGATTTCATTGCAGGTGTCGAATATTTTACAGACACTTACAGCGGAAATACTTTCGAAAATTTATACCAGCAAAATAACGGTCAGGGAAGTCTGCAGGGAAATCAACTTACAGAAACAGATCAGAAAAGACATTTCTACAATATATTCTCGCAGCTTAAAGCTTCACTTTCAAAATATTTTGAAGTTCAGGCAGGAATAAATTACAATAAAACAAGATTTGAACTTACCAATTATACCGAAAATTCAGATCAGGAATATAGTTATGACGGTATCTTTTCGCCACAATTATCGTTGCTTTTCAAACCAAATAAAGAACAGACCGTTTACTTTTCTGTAAGTCGCGGATTTTCATTGCCCGCTACAGAAGAAACCTTAACAAGCGAAGGCACAATTAATACAGATATAAAACCTGAAAACGGTTATAATTTTGAACTTGGCGGAAAATTTTATTTTTTCAACAAAAAACTTTACACTGAAATTTCTGTATACCGAATGGAAATCAAGGATTTATTGGTTGCAAAAAGAGTTGGAGACGATCAATATGTTGGTGCAAACGCCGGAAAAACATTTCACGAAGGAATTGAGATTACCTTAAATCACAATTGGCAAATAAACAGATTTTTTGTTTTGAATTCTTATTTAGGAGCTTCTTTAGGGAAATATGAATTTAAAGAATTTGTTGACAGTGGAAATGATTATTCAGGAAATAAATTAACGGGCGTTCCTGCTAATAAAGTCAATGTGGGTTTGAGTTTGAATACCCGTTTAGGAATTTACTTTAATGCCGATTATCAGTTTGTCGATGCAGTTCCGATGAACGATGCAAATACTGCTTTTTCAGACTCCTATAATATTATCAATCTAAAAACAGGTTATCGATTTGAAATTCTGCCCAATTTAACTTCTCATTTAGCGGCAGGAATAAACAATGTAACCAATGAAAAATATGCTTCGCTAATTTTACCAAATGCCGTTGCTGTCGGAAATGCAAGTCCGCGATATTACTATCCCGGTTTACCCGTAAATTATTACGGTACTATTTCATTAAATTACTTATTTTAG
- a CDS encoding 5-(carboxyamino)imidazole ribonucleotide synthase, with the protein MNYFSSDFKLGILGGGQLGKMLLSDTRKFDIQTYVLDPSDEAPSKIACNKFFKGDLMDYETVYNFGKQVDVLTFEIELVNLDALTQLENEGVKVYPSPKTLKGIQNKGIQKAFYTESNIPTAAYLRFDSPEHLQKSVGNNEITIPFVWKCTEFGYDGNGVKVIRQISDMDDLPNVECIAETMVPFKNELAVIVVRNPSGEIKTYPVVEMEFHPEANQVEYVICPARIDEKVAEKARAIALNVSEKFNHVGLLAVEMFQTNEDEILVNEVAPRPHNSGHYSIEASYTSQFENHLRAILDLPLGNTDSKVAGVMVNLVGAEGFSGDVVYENIETILGWDGVTPHIYGKKQTRPFRKMGHVTIVNEDMNEARRIAEQVKNTIKVISE; encoded by the coding sequence ATGAATTATTTTTCTTCTGATTTTAAATTAGGAATATTAGGTGGCGGACAATTAGGCAAAATGCTGTTGTCTGACACTCGAAAATTTGACATACAAACTTATGTTTTAGATCCAAGCGACGAAGCGCCAAGTAAAATTGCCTGCAACAAATTCTTTAAAGGCGATTTGATGGATTATGAAACGGTTTACAATTTTGGAAAACAAGTCGACGTTTTAACTTTTGAAATTGAACTTGTAAATCTTGATGCTTTAACGCAATTAGAAAACGAAGGCGTAAAAGTATATCCGTCTCCAAAAACATTAAAAGGAATTCAGAATAAAGGAATTCAAAAAGCTTTTTATACCGAAAGTAATATTCCAACCGCAGCTTATTTGCGATTTGATTCTCCGGAACATTTGCAGAAATCAGTTGGAAATAACGAAATAACAATTCCGTTTGTATGGAAATGTACCGAGTTTGGTTACGATGGAAATGGCGTAAAGGTAATTCGTCAGATTTCTGATATGGATGATTTACCAAATGTAGAATGTATTGCTGAAACTATGGTTCCATTCAAAAATGAATTGGCTGTTATTGTAGTAAGAAATCCATCGGGAGAAATTAAAACATATCCCGTTGTCGAAATGGAATTTCATCCCGAAGCAAATCAGGTAGAATACGTAATTTGTCCGGCAAGAATCGACGAAAAAGTTGCCGAAAAAGCCAGAGCAATTGCTTTGAATGTTTCCGAAAAATTCAATCACGTCGGGCTTTTAGCAGTTGAAATGTTTCAAACCAACGAAGATGAAATCCTGGTAAACGAAGTTGCTCCCCGCCCGCACAATTCGGGTCATTATTCTATCGAAGCAAGTTATACATCACAATTCGAAAATCATTTACGCGCTATTTTAGATCTTCCGTTAGGAAATACAGACAGTAAAGTTGCCGGAGTTATGGTAAATTTAGTGGGTGCCGAAGGTTTCTCCGGAGATGTAGTTTACGAAAATATCGAAACTATTTTAGGCTGGGATGGCGTTACGCCGCATATTTACGGTAAAAAACAAACAAGACCTTTCAGAAAAATGGGTCACGTTACAATCGTAAATGAAGATATGAACGAAGCAAGACGAATTGCAGAACAAGTTAAGAATACAATTAAGGTAATTTCGGAATAA
- the purE gene encoding 5-(carboxyamino)imidazole ribonucleotide mutase, whose amino-acid sequence MSKVAIIMGSISDMPVMQDAIDILKQFNIEVEVDIVSAHRTPEKLFDFSKNAHTRGILVIIAGAGGAAHLPGMVASMSPLPVIGVPVKSSNSIDGWDSVLSILQMPGGVPVATVALNGAKNAGILAAQIIGSHDKKVLDTIIAYKEELKAAVNKAAEGLK is encoded by the coding sequence ATGAGCAAAGTAGCCATTATAATGGGAAGCATCTCCGACATGCCAGTCATGCAGGATGCTATCGATATATTAAAACAATTTAATATTGAAGTTGAAGTAGATATTGTTTCGGCACACAGAACGCCGGAAAAATTATTCGATTTCAGTAAAAATGCACACACTCGCGGAATTTTGGTAATTATTGCCGGAGCCGGAGGTGCAGCACATTTACCTGGAATGGTCGCTTCAATGTCGCCGCTTCCTGTAATTGGAGTTCCTGTAAAATCAAGCAATTCTATCGATGGCTGGGATTCGGTTTTATCGATTCTGCAAATGCCGGGCGGAGTTCCTGTTGCAACTGTAGCTTTAAACGGAGCAAAAAATGCCGGTATTTTAGCAGCCCAAATCATTGGAAGTCATGATAAAAAAGTCCTTGATACAATTATTGCATACAAAGAAGAACTAAAAGCAGCAGTTAATAAAGCAGCCGAAGGCTTGAAATAG
- a CDS encoding M3 family metallopeptidase, with protein MNVLLSKFITKHNTAPFSQIKIEDYFPAFQEGITLAKAEIDAIVNNPETPTFENTVVAMDYAGDILDRLSSVFFNLNSAETNDEMQKIAQEVSPLLSEFGNDITLNAALFAKIKTVYEQKENLNLTPEQTTLLDKKYKSFSRNGANLPEDKKDKLREIDKELSKLSLQFGENVLAETNAFELHLTDYNHLAGLPEGTIEAARLLAKSQEKEGWIFTLDHPSYVPFLTYADNRELRKKMAIAFGARSFQNNEFDNQENVLKIAKLRFERANLLGYKTHAHFVLEERMAQSPEKVFTFLNDLLAKAKPAAQKEFAELTAFAKELDGIEQLEKWDGAYYSEKLKQQLFNLDDEKLKPYFQLEKVLNGAFTVAKKLYGLTFTEVFDIDKYHQEVTTYEVTDTDGNLVSIFYADFFPRKGKRNGAWMTSFKSQYRKDGLNERPHISNVCNFTKPTETKPSLLTFNEVTTLFHEFGHGLHGMLANTTYPSLSGTSVYWDFVELPSQIMENWCYEPEALALFANHYETGEIIPIEYVQKIKESASFQEGLATLRQLSFGLLDMAWHGQDPTSITDLKTFETEQFANTQLYPDVKENAMSTAFSHIFQGGYSSGYYSYKWAEVLDADAFEYFQENGIFNHEVATKFKDNVLSKGGTEHPMILYKRFRGQEPKPEALLKRAGLL; from the coding sequence ATGAACGTTTTACTTTCAAAATTTATTACAAAACATAATACTGCTCCTTTTTCACAAATTAAAATAGAAGACTATTTCCCGGCTTTTCAGGAAGGAATTACTTTGGCTAAAGCCGAAATTGATGCTATCGTAAACAATCCTGAAACTCCAACTTTTGAAAATACTGTTGTGGCAATGGATTATGCAGGAGATATTTTAGACCGTCTTTCAAGTGTTTTCTTCAATTTGAATTCGGCAGAAACAAATGACGAAATGCAAAAAATCGCTCAGGAAGTTTCGCCTTTATTATCTGAATTTGGAAATGACATTACACTAAACGCTGCATTATTTGCTAAAATAAAAACGGTTTATGAGCAAAAAGAAAATCTGAATTTAACTCCGGAGCAAACAACGCTTTTAGATAAAAAGTATAAAAGCTTTTCGAGAAACGGAGCGAATCTACCCGAAGATAAAAAAGATAAACTTAGAGAGATCGACAAAGAATTATCGAAACTGAGTTTACAATTTGGCGAAAATGTTTTGGCAGAAACCAATGCTTTTGAATTGCATTTAACAGATTACAACCATTTAGCCGGATTACCGGAAGGAACTATTGAAGCTGCAAGATTATTGGCAAAAAGTCAGGAAAAAGAAGGCTGGATTTTCACTTTAGATCATCCAAGTTATGTTCCGTTTTTAACTTATGCGGATAATCGTGAATTGCGCAAAAAAATGGCGATTGCTTTTGGAGCAAGATCTTTTCAGAATAACGAATTTGACAATCAGGAAAATGTTTTGAAAATTGCCAAATTACGTTTTGAAAGAGCGAATTTGTTAGGATATAAAACACACGCACATTTTGTTCTGGAAGAAAGAATGGCGCAAAGTCCGGAGAAAGTTTTTACATTTCTGAATGATTTATTAGCAAAAGCAAAACCTGCGGCTCAAAAAGAATTTGCTGAATTAACAGCTTTCGCCAAAGAACTGGACGGAATCGAACAATTAGAAAAATGGGACGGCGCTTATTATTCTGAAAAATTAAAACAACAGCTTTTTAATTTAGATGATGAAAAACTGAAACCTTATTTTCAATTAGAAAAAGTATTAAACGGTGCTTTTACGGTTGCCAAAAAGTTATACGGATTAACGTTTACCGAAGTTTTTGACATCGATAAATACCACCAAGAAGTAACTACATACGAAGTAACAGATACTGATGGTAATTTAGTTTCGATTTTCTATGCGGATTTCTTCCCAAGAAAAGGAAAACGAAATGGTGCCTGGATGACTTCATTTAAATCGCAATATAGAAAAGACGGCTTAAACGAAAGACCTCATATTTCGAATGTATGTAATTTTACAAAACCAACAGAAACGAAACCTTCTTTATTGACTTTTAATGAGGTTACGACTTTATTCCACGAATTTGGTCACGGTCTACACGGAATGTTGGCAAACACAACATATCCAAGTTTATCAGGAACTTCTGTTTATTGGGATTTTGTAGAATTACCAAGTCAGATTATGGAAAACTGGTGTTACGAACCGGAAGCTTTGGCTTTGTTTGCGAATCATTACGAAACGGGAGAAATTATCCCGATTGAATATGTGCAAAAAATCAAAGAAAGTGCAAGTTTTCAGGAAGGTCTGGCAACTTTACGACAATTAAGTTTTGGACTTTTAGATATGGCGTGGCATGGACAAGATCCAACTTCTATTACTGATCTGAAAACTTTCGAAACAGAACAATTTGCCAACACACAATTATATCCTGATGTAAAAGAAAATGCAATGAGTACGGCTTTTTCGCATATTTTTCAAGGTGGGTATTCTTCCGGATATTACAGTTACAAATGGGCTGAAGTTCTGGACGCTGATGCTTTTGAATATTTTCAGGAAAACGGTATTTTCAATCATGAAGTTGCAACAAAATTTAAAGATAATGTACTTTCAAAAGGAGGAACAGAACATCCGATGATTCTATACAAGCGTTTTAGAGGTCAGGAACCAAAACCGGAAGCTTTATTGAAAAGAGCGGGACTTTTATAG
- a CDS encoding vancomycin high temperature exclusion protein — MKRFPKNDIGIIFGAGINGNQPSKYLKDRLDAGILLYKAKRINKILLSGDNGREGYDELTVMKNYCFNHGVDTTKIFIDYAGFDTYSTMYRAKHIFKIKKATLISQEYHLNRAIYIGQKLGIKSVGYSANSGEYHGYNYVCFREYFSVFKSFLDVLRNREPRFLGNEININGVSNYSKEDKR, encoded by the coding sequence TTGAAAAGATTTCCAAAAAATGATATTGGAATTATTTTTGGTGCCGGAATTAACGGAAATCAGCCAAGTAAATATTTAAAAGACAGACTTGATGCGGGTATTTTATTATACAAAGCAAAACGAATAAACAAAATTTTACTTTCGGGAGATAATGGTCGTGAAGGTTATGATGAACTGACGGTAATGAAAAACTACTGTTTCAATCACGGAGTTGATACAACAAAAATATTTATTGATTATGCCGGATTTGATACTTATTCTACCATGTATCGTGCCAAGCATATTTTTAAAATCAAAAAGGCAACTTTAATTTCTCAGGAATATCATTTAAACCGCGCCATTTATATTGGACAAAAACTTGGGATAAAATCAGTTGGTTATTCTGCCAATTCAGGAGAATATCACGGGTATAACTATGTTTGTTTTAGAGAATACTTTTCTGTTTTTAAATCTTTTTTAGATGTATTACGAAATCGGGAACCTCGTTTTTTAGGAAATGAAATCAATATCAATGGTGTTTCAAATTATTCGAAAGAAGATAAACGATAA
- a CDS encoding DUF1842 domain-containing protein has translation MSDLLAGAYLAKGTIGNVGKPGAPIASFSLVVVPSQHTVSGTVVITQAISGPDSHIVVPVTGRIYATGIGKVTQVVSLQGQYVHSVPPPAIGSFLANFDAHLAIDNAWNGTGGFSYYQHNIEDVPVAAAKKLKEELA, from the coding sequence ATGTCAGATTTATTAGCAGGTGCTTATTTAGCAAAAGGCACAATAGGAAATGTTGGAAAACCAGGTGCTCCAATCGCTTCATTTAGTTTAGTAGTTGTACCATCACAACATACAGTTTCAGGTACAGTAGTAATTACTCAGGCAATTAGTGGTCCTGATAGTCACATTGTTGTTCCGGTAACCGGAAGAATATATGCAACCGGAATTGGTAAAGTTACTCAGGTAGTTAGTTTACAAGGACAATATGTTCACTCTGTTCCTCCTCCTGCAATTGGTTCTTTTTTGGCAAATTTCGATGCTCACTTAGCGATCGATAATGCATGGAACGGAACTGGAGGTTTCTCATATTACCAACATAATATTGAAGATGTACCGGTAGCGGCAGCAAAAAAATTGAAAGAGGAATTGGCATAG